The Candidatus Saccharibacteria bacterium sequence AAGCGTTTGCGGGCCGCTAGTATCGCGGTGGCTCAAGCAAACGATCTTTCCTTCGACCGACGCCTCGTACATGTCGGGATTAAGGGTTTTGCCTTGTTGGAACCCAAGGCCGTAGCCAACAAACAGTGAGATAACCGAAGCCGCGGCGATAGCTCCGGCAACAATGAACATTTTGGGCTGAAGTCGTTTTTTGCTTTTAACCATATCTAAAACTTATTGTAATCGTTTACGCTTAAAATATAAAGTGGCAATAAAAAAGTGAGTAAAATCACAATTACATATTGCATGTGTCAAATGAGGGGAGTAGTATAACTCAGTAGTTTAATAACAAATTCTTATTGGATCGGACACGTACATGGAATTAATTGCAATTATTGCAGCAGCGTTTTTTGCCTTCGGGTATTTTCTTATCACGCTAGAACAAAAGTTCAACACTCACAAATCGGCGATCGCTCTTACTATGGCAGGCGTATTATGGTTACTTACCGCAGTGTTCCTCTCGCACGACAAAGAGGTGTTAAAACATGCGCTTTCACATGCGGGTGCTGAGATATTTAACATCGTTGCGTTTCTTTTGGCGGCTCTAGCGCTTATTGAAATACTTGTTCATTACCGCTTCTTCGACCTCATACGAGCTAAGATGATTAAGCTGAAGATACGCGATAAGCAACAGTTTCTTCTTGTCCTTCTTCTTACATTCTCGTTTTCGGCGATCCTCGATAACATTGCGATCACTATTGCAATGTTGCAGATTGCTCTAAGATTCTTCAAGGGGCGTAACATGATTATTGCCGCCGCGGGTATTGTTATTGCCGCGAATGCCGGTGGTGCATGGTCTCCTGTTGGAGATATTACAACAATTATGTTGTGGCTCGGCGGTAAGTTTACAGCAATTGAAATTATCCAGTATGCATTCTTGCCATCGGCTGTTCTTGCGCTTGTTGCTGGTACGCTGCTTTATCGCAAGCTCGACGACACTAACTTTGAAAAGCGCGAAAAAGACGATACGTTGCAACCAAGTATTGGTGAAAAGGTCGTTATTTCTATGGCGCTCGTTAGCTTTATTATGCCGCTTGCCGTTAGCTTTATTGGCTTGCCTCCGTACATGGGACTATTCCTTGGCCTTGGCCTTACGTGGTGTGCGATTGAGTATGCAAAGCAACGTAAGAGTAGTAACAACCCAACGCATATGACGGCGAACATCGAAAAAATTGTTCAGACCGTCGATATCTCATCGATCAAGTATATTATGGGTATTTTGCTTGCTGTTATGGCGCTTTCAACGCTTGGTGTGCTGCAGTGGGTTTCAAGCGTGGTTGTTGGTTCCGATCCATCAACATCACACCTTATTCTTACGAACATGGGTCTTGGGTTTCTTTCGGGAATTGTCGATAACGCCTCGCTTGTTGCAATCGCCATGAATACATTGCCAATGCATGACCCAGAGCTGTGGGCGCTTACCGCTATTGCGGCGGGTAACGGTGGATCATTGTTTGTCATTGCTAGCGCGGCCGGTGTTGTTGCAATGGGTGGTTACAAACAGCTGACTATTGGAGACTACTTTAAAGTGGCCACGCTCCCTGTGCTCATTGGCCTTCTTGCAGCGTTTGGCGTGTGGTACCTGCAGTTCCTATTCCTCTAGTGTGATAAATAGCTCCATGTTACACTATATATATGGAGCAAGAGCCCGAGCGCGAACTACTCTCATATACGGTAAAGCGTATAGGGTATAAGCTGCGCGCATCGAGCCATCTTGCATTTCTTGTTGTTTCCGCGGTACTCATTATCGCAACGATGATCGTTTTGGTTATTAAAACGCTATAATTAGAATATGAATAAACGAGCTATTATTGTTGTCGTGGGAATTATCGCGCTGATAGGCGGATCGGTAGGATATGTTTTATTGAATAAAAAAGACGCCGCTGCTCCGGTGGTGTCGGATTCAACAAAACAGGATACAGATTCTAATGACATAGCAACGCCTAGCCAGCCCACGAAAAAGGGTGAGTATGTGGATTACTCTAATGAGGCGCTTCGCTCTGCCTCGGGTACAAAATTACTATTTTTCCATGCGCCCTGGTGTCCTCAATGTCGCGCAATCGAAGAAAGTATCGAAAGGGGTGGCGTTCCAAGTAACGTAACGGTCTTGAAAGTTGATTACGATTCAAACCAGGCGCTTCGTCAAAAATATGGAGTTACCCTACAGACGACCTTCGTGAAGGTAGATGCTAATGGTGATAAAGTAAAAAGCTACACCGCATACGAAGA is a genomic window containing:
- a CDS encoding glutaredoxin family protein gives rise to the protein MNKRAIIVVVGIIALIGGSVGYVLLNKKDAAAPVVSDSTKQDTDSNDIATPSQPTKKGEYVDYSNEALRSASGTKLLFFHAPWCPQCRAIEESIERGGVPSNVTVLKVDYDSNQALRQKYGVTLQTTFVKVDANGDKVKSYTAYEEPTFDAVKRELLP
- the nhaD gene encoding sodium:proton antiporter NhaD, which translates into the protein MELIAIIAAAFFAFGYFLITLEQKFNTHKSAIALTMAGVLWLLTAVFLSHDKEVLKHALSHAGAEIFNIVAFLLAALALIEILVHYRFFDLIRAKMIKLKIRDKQQFLLVLLLTFSFSAILDNIAITIAMLQIALRFFKGRNMIIAAAGIVIAANAGGAWSPVGDITTIMLWLGGKFTAIEIIQYAFLPSAVLALVAGTLLYRKLDDTNFEKREKDDTLQPSIGEKVVISMALVSFIMPLAVSFIGLPPYMGLFLGLGLTWCAIEYAKQRKSSNNPTHMTANIEKIVQTVDISSIKYIMGILLAVMALSTLGVLQWVSSVVVGSDPSTSHLILTNMGLGFLSGIVDNASLVAIAMNTLPMHDPELWALTAIAAGNGGSLFVIASAAGVVAMGGYKQLTIGDYFKVATLPVLIGLLAAFGVWYLQFLFL